The following proteins are encoded in a genomic region of Ornithinibacillus sp. 4-3:
- the recQ gene encoding DNA helicase RecQ — protein sequence MNGKAQKILKTYFGYPSFRPGQQETIQHVLNRQHTLAVMPTGSGKSLCFQVPGLVLDGTAIIISPLISLMKDQVDALLALGISATYINSSLSISEQKHRLRDIAQGRYKFVYVAPERLEAASFVNLMSRLEISLVAFDEAHCISQWGHDFRPSYRSIVPNLQKLNNIPVYVALTATATEDVIEDIQQLLHIENKQVVKTGFERTNLSFHIVKGIDRLTYIRSFLKERSTESGIIYTATRKQADSLYEQLSNDGHEVLKYHAGMPEHERKDAQSAFIHDKKSLMIATNAFGMGIDKSNVRFVIHYALPMNIESYYQEAGRAGRDGEESDCILLFAPQDIQLQKFLIEQSLNDEEMKRKEYGKLQAMINYCHTDRCLSAFILDYFNDLQPGYQCKKCSNCESNVEKIDITEEAQMILSCVKRMGERFGAGMTAKVLKGSKDQKVRSFRLDQLPTYGLLSAYTEKELTERIQFLIAEQLLATEEGQYPTLKLNHQSIDVLKGNRKVQMSTLSVPTALDTDYNVELFEILRALRKRVAAEENVPPYVLFSDATLRDICRYFPGNKEEMLAIKGISERKFAKYGEIFLPEIIKWSKENPSVQSKVQIGVVSGAPEAKRNPREKSTEPSYLVSYQMFQTGKSIADIARTREMKKLTIEEHIFKAAKAGYPIFWNIFFEEHEEKEVLEARENITEPKLKPLKESLPESYSYTKIKAVLVKNDIM from the coding sequence ATGAACGGAAAAGCGCAAAAAATCTTAAAAACCTATTTTGGATATCCCTCGTTTCGTCCTGGTCAACAAGAAACGATTCAACATGTATTAAATCGACAACATACATTAGCAGTGATGCCTACAGGAAGCGGGAAATCATTATGTTTTCAAGTGCCTGGGCTTGTTTTAGATGGAACAGCTATTATTATTTCCCCATTAATCTCCTTAATGAAGGATCAGGTGGATGCTTTACTGGCACTTGGTATTTCTGCAACCTATATTAATAGCTCTTTATCTATTTCAGAACAAAAGCATCGTCTTCGCGATATTGCCCAAGGTCGATACAAATTTGTATATGTCGCGCCAGAACGATTAGAAGCAGCTTCATTCGTAAATTTAATGAGTCGTTTGGAGATTTCTCTTGTTGCCTTTGATGAAGCACATTGTATTTCCCAATGGGGACATGATTTTCGACCAAGTTATCGTTCCATCGTTCCTAATTTACAGAAACTTAATAATATCCCTGTTTATGTTGCATTGACAGCTACTGCCACAGAAGATGTAATTGAAGATATTCAACAGCTGCTACATATTGAAAACAAACAAGTTGTAAAAACAGGCTTTGAACGAACAAATCTATCATTCCATATCGTCAAAGGAATTGATAGATTAACATATATTCGTTCCTTTCTTAAAGAACGATCAACTGAATCTGGAATCATTTATACAGCAACACGAAAACAGGCTGATAGCTTATATGAACAATTATCAAATGATGGACATGAAGTATTGAAATATCATGCTGGAATGCCAGAACACGAGCGAAAGGATGCTCAAAGTGCTTTTATTCATGATAAAAAATCATTGATGATTGCTACAAACGCATTTGGAATGGGAATTGATAAAAGTAATGTAAGATTTGTAATCCATTATGCGCTACCAATGAATATTGAATCTTATTATCAGGAGGCAGGCCGTGCTGGGCGCGATGGAGAGGAAAGTGATTGTATTCTTCTATTTGCCCCTCAGGATATCCAATTACAAAAATTTCTTATTGAACAATCTTTAAATGATGAAGAGATGAAACGGAAGGAATACGGGAAGCTACAAGCTATGATTAATTATTGTCATACAGATCGGTGTTTATCTGCTTTTATTTTGGATTATTTTAATGACCTACAGCCTGGCTATCAATGCAAAAAATGTAGTAACTGCGAGAGTAATGTGGAAAAAATAGATATTACAGAGGAAGCACAGATGATTCTATCTTGTGTAAAACGGATGGGTGAAAGATTTGGCGCAGGAATGACTGCAAAAGTTTTAAAAGGATCAAAGGATCAAAAAGTCCGCTCTTTTCGACTTGATCAATTACCTACTTATGGGTTGCTCTCTGCCTATACAGAAAAAGAATTAACAGAACGGATCCAGTTTTTGATTGCAGAGCAATTACTAGCAACAGAGGAAGGTCAATACCCAACATTAAAACTCAACCATCAATCAATTGATGTACTGAAAGGTAATCGTAAAGTGCAGATGTCTACCTTATCTGTTCCAACTGCATTAGATACAGATTACAATGTAGAATTATTTGAGATTTTACGCGCATTACGAAAGAGGGTTGCTGCTGAAGAAAATGTTCCTCCATATGTATTATTTTCGGATGCAACATTACGCGATATTTGTCGTTATTTCCCGGGGAATAAAGAGGAAATGTTGGCGATAAAAGGAATAAGCGAAAGAAAATTCGCGAAATATGGTGAAATATTTTTACCAGAAATTATCAAATGGTCTAAAGAAAACCCTTCTGTTCAGTCCAAAGTACAAATTGGCGTTGTCTCTGGGGCACCTGAGGCAAAACGAAACCCTAGAGAAAAATCAACCGAACCAAGTTACCTTGTCAGCTATCAGATGTTTCAAACAGGGAAATCCATTGCCGATATTGCCCGCACACGTGAAATGAAAAAATTAACAATTGAAGAGCATATCTTTAAGGCTGCTAAAGCAGGATACCCTATCTTTTGGAATATCTTTTTTGAAGAACATGAGGAGAAGGAAGTATTAGAAGCACGAGAAAATATAACAGAGCCCAAATTAAAACCGCTCAAAGAAAGCCTACCAGAATCATATAGTTATACAAAAATAAAAGCTGTACTGGTTAAGAATGATATTATGTAA
- a CDS encoding alanine racemase, with protein MKKIEIDTPALVINRHKMMENLTYMQKYADANEVTLRPHTKTHKMPAVAKLQVEAGAKGIAVAKVGEAEVMAANGLTNIFIANQIVGEQKLLRIQKLAETINISFGIDSLYHVEEIEKVFASSEKKAQVLIEIEIGENRSGVIEEKDFIAILKRLKTCEHIEYKGIFSHDGHTYSAESLDACKALYLEGVERTLGFAAIGEEMGWENQVVSIGSTPPFMLGFGIPKGVTEIRPGTYIFMDLGQGNVLGTYERCAASVLTTVISKPTHERVITDVGAKGITMQTRKKGITKTEGLGFVKEHDNVHVHAVYDEHAIIYNEAFRNTIQIGDKIEIIPNHICPVSNLYDKAFIVEEDEVVDTFSIDGRGKLQ; from the coding sequence ATGAAAAAGATAGAAATCGATACACCTGCATTAGTAATTAACCGTCACAAAATGATGGAGAACTTAACATATATGCAAAAGTATGCGGATGCAAATGAAGTAACATTACGCCCTCATACGAAAACTCATAAGATGCCAGCAGTAGCTAAATTGCAAGTAGAAGCTGGTGCTAAAGGTATTGCAGTCGCTAAAGTAGGAGAAGCAGAAGTAATGGCTGCAAATGGACTCACAAATATCTTTATTGCCAACCAAATCGTTGGAGAACAAAAGCTCCTGCGTATCCAAAAGCTAGCAGAAACGATTAATATCTCTTTCGGAATAGATAGCTTGTACCATGTAGAAGAAATTGAAAAAGTTTTTGCCTCTTCTGAGAAGAAAGCCCAGGTACTTATTGAAATTGAAATTGGTGAAAACCGTTCTGGAGTTATTGAGGAAAAAGATTTTATTGCTATTTTAAAACGTCTTAAAACTTGTGAACATATAGAGTATAAAGGAATTTTCTCACATGATGGACATACCTATAGTGCAGAGAGTCTTGATGCATGTAAAGCGCTCTATTTAGAAGGTGTAGAACGAACACTAGGCTTTGCAGCAATTGGCGAGGAAATGGGCTGGGAGAATCAAGTCGTTAGTATTGGTTCTACACCCCCATTTATGCTTGGATTTGGTATACCAAAGGGTGTAACAGAAATTCGCCCTGGCACATATATTTTTATGGACTTAGGTCAAGGAAATGTTCTCGGTACTTATGAACGATGTGCAGCATCTGTTTTAACAACAGTCATTAGTAAGCCAACACATGAACGGGTCATCACCGATGTGGGAGCAAAAGGTATTACAATGCAAACACGAAAAAAAGGTATTACAAAAACAGAAGGGCTCGGATTTGTAAAAGAACATGACAATGTCCATGTCCATGCTGTATATGATGAACATGCTATTATCTACAATGAGGCATTTCGCAACACGATCCAGATTGGAGATAAAATAGAAATCATTCCAAACCATATTTGTCCTGTTAGCAATTTATACGATAAAGCATTTATTGTTGAAGAAGACGAAGTTGTTGACACCTTCTCTATTGATGGTCGTGGAAAATTACAATAA
- a CDS encoding AI-2E family transporter translates to MFGKKWFQTLVAFVLIFALILLISKVNFLFSPIIKYVQAVAIPIVGAGVLFYLTKPILTFLEKYRVKRIFGILIIFLLLILVGILFVMFIVPIAQNQIHNIIANTPKMVQTVEHWINLLQSNQITIPPQVNDAINNFMSNIQSHVESIVGYVFNFISQLVSFVISLALIPFFLFFMLKDGDKLVPFITQIFKKEKADNIKSLLKKLNYTLAGFIQGQIIVSFILGVLLFIGYFAMGLDYSLTLALFAMVMNVIPFLGPFLAVIPAIIVALIQDPIMVVWVLIITVIAQQTESNLISPNVMGRVLSLHPLTVITVILAAGSIAGFLGILFAVPFYAALKTIIMHFYQTYQDSKDNKKDALI, encoded by the coding sequence TTGTTTGGAAAAAAGTGGTTTCAAACATTAGTAGCTTTCGTCCTAATATTTGCTCTCATTTTACTTATCTCCAAAGTTAATTTTTTATTTTCGCCAATCATTAAATATGTACAAGCTGTGGCTATTCCTATTGTTGGTGCAGGCGTATTATTTTACTTAACGAAGCCAATACTAACTTTCTTGGAAAAGTACCGAGTAAAACGAATATTTGGGATTCTTATCATCTTCTTGCTCCTCATATTAGTGGGCATACTCTTTGTAATGTTTATTGTACCGATTGCACAAAATCAGATCCACAACATAATAGCAAACACACCAAAAATGGTACAGACAGTGGAGCATTGGATTAATTTATTACAATCTAATCAGATTACAATACCACCTCAAGTCAATGATGCTATTAATAATTTCATGAGTAATATTCAATCACATGTAGAAAGTATTGTCGGATATGTTTTTAATTTTATTAGTCAACTCGTATCTTTTGTTATTTCCCTAGCACTTATTCCTTTCTTCTTGTTTTTTATGTTGAAGGATGGGGATAAGCTTGTTCCGTTTATTACACAGATTTTTAAAAAGGAAAAGGCAGATAATATTAAGAGCCTGTTGAAAAAACTAAATTACACATTAGCTGGATTTATTCAAGGGCAAATAATTGTAAGCTTTATTCTAGGCGTCCTGCTCTTTATTGGTTATTTCGCTATGGGACTTGACTATTCATTAACACTCGCATTGTTTGCTATGGTTATGAATGTTATCCCATTCCTTGGACCATTCCTAGCAGTTATCCCAGCAATTATTGTAGCATTAATTCAAGATCCAATTATGGTTGTTTGGGTATTAATCATTACTGTAATTGCACAACAAACAGAAAGTAATCTTATTTCTCCAAATGTAATGGGCCGAGTACTCTCTTTACATCCGCTTACTGTAATTACTGTTATTCTAGCAGCAGGAAGTATTGCAGGATTTCTAGGGATTCTTTTCGCAGTGCCGTTCTATGCAGCACTCAAAACAATTATCATGCATTTTTATCAAACCTATCAAGATTCAAAAGATAATAAAAAAGATGCCTTAATTTAA
- a CDS encoding amidohydrolase, which translates to MVYADVIITNANVITLDKKSSRAGSVAIKDGLISGIWQDKEPPRGEIEDIENLTIIDAEGGTLIPGFIDTHTHLGGYGLQKKHVNCGSPLNKSIADIQKRIADKVANTPAGEWIIGYAYDDTLLADKRHPNRADLDKIAPNHPVHINHISGHFGVINSKGLEVAGMDDSVKDPEGGHFGRDEAGSLDGVLYETANLVIRKFLPSSTLEEYVKQIGEGAKDYLAQGITTANDAAIRDELDLQAHIAAAKQQVNPMHMRLMIMHDMLRNHDLFKEKTAEEVDHYLDEHSEGRVRLDSAKMFQDGSIQGLTGALREPYHTDSDLYGDFIFDQSFLNEEVAHLHRRGFRMAIHGNGDRAIGSILDAYELAIAKYPRTDHRHRIEHVQTATVADLDRMQRLQVAGSFFINHVYYWGDRHKALFLGPDRARRISPLAEAQERNLLFTLHSDCPVTPVSPLFSIWAAVNRVTREGHVLGPEQRIDVETALRTMTIDGAKLNFNEDIAGSIEVGKQADLALLGADPTAINPMEIIDVPVLKTIIGGKVVFEK; encoded by the coding sequence ATGGTATACGCAGATGTAATTATTACGAATGCAAATGTTATTACACTAGATAAGAAAAGCAGTAGAGCAGGGTCTGTAGCAATAAAAGATGGATTAATTAGTGGAATTTGGCAGGATAAAGAACCACCCCGTGGAGAAATAGAAGATATAGAGAATTTAACCATTATAGATGCTGAGGGAGGTACACTGATTCCAGGTTTTATTGATACACATACACACCTAGGTGGCTATGGCTTGCAGAAGAAGCATGTCAATTGTGGCAGTCCATTAAATAAGTCGATTGCAGATATCCAAAAGCGTATAGCAGATAAAGTTGCGAATACGCCAGCTGGTGAATGGATTATTGGTTATGCATATGATGATACATTATTAGCGGACAAACGGCATCCAAATCGAGCTGACTTAGACAAAATAGCTCCAAATCATCCTGTTCATATTAATCATATCTCAGGACATTTTGGTGTAATTAATTCAAAAGGACTTGAAGTAGCTGGTATGGATGATTCAGTAAAAGATCCAGAAGGAGGTCATTTTGGACGTGATGAGGCTGGTTCACTTGATGGAGTGCTGTATGAAACAGCAAACCTTGTGATCCGTAAATTTTTACCTTCTTCTACACTAGAAGAGTATGTTAAGCAAATTGGTGAAGGTGCTAAAGATTATTTAGCCCAAGGGATTACAACAGCAAATGATGCAGCAATTCGTGATGAATTAGATTTACAAGCCCATATAGCGGCTGCCAAACAGCAGGTAAATCCGATGCATATGCGCTTGATGATTATGCATGATATGCTTCGAAATCATGATTTATTTAAAGAGAAGACAGCAGAAGAGGTAGATCATTATTTGGATGAACATTCAGAAGGGCGTGTGCGCTTAGATAGCGCAAAAATGTTTCAGGATGGTTCCATTCAGGGCTTAACAGGAGCCTTAAGAGAACCATATCATACAGATTCAGACTTGTACGGGGATTTTATCTTTGATCAATCCTTTTTAAATGAAGAGGTTGCTCATCTTCACCGACGAGGATTCCGAATGGCGATTCATGGTAATGGAGATCGCGCTATTGGTTCAATTTTAGATGCATATGAGTTAGCCATTGCAAAATATCCCCGCACAGATCATCGGCATCGTATTGAGCATGTCCAAACAGCAACTGTCGCTGATCTTGATCGCATGCAGCGTTTACAAGTAGCGGGCTCATTTTTTATCAATCATGTATATTATTGGGGAGACCGTCACAAGGCGTTATTTTTAGGCCCTGATCGTGCTCGAAGAATAAGCCCATTAGCAGAAGCGCAGGAGCGGAATTTACTCTTTACATTACATTCAGATTGTCCGGTAACACCAGTATCCCCATTATTTTCTATTTGGGCAGCTGTCAATCGTGTAACTCGAGAAGGGCATGTTTTAGGTCCTGAGCAGCGAATTGACGTAGAAACAGCTCTACGCACCATGACAATCGATGGAGCAAAATTGAACTTTAATGAAGATATTGCCGGAAGCATAGAGGTTGGTAAGCAAGCAGATCTTGCATTACTTGGAGCAGATCCTACTGCGATTAATCCAATGGAAATTATTGATGTACCAGTATTAAAGACAATTATTGGTGGTAAGGTTGTTTTTGAAAAATAA
- a CDS encoding aminopeptidase — protein MVDQQTKEKYAELALRTGVNLQKGQALLISAPIETADFTRIVVRKAYEMGAKNVHVNWSDDELTLLKFTHASDEVLGNFPEWQVKLQESFAEDGAALLSISSTNPDLLQDVDPERVALANRAAGMALTNFRKYVMNDKITWSIISIPTGDWAQKIFPDKSRDEAIESLWEEIIKIVRVDQEDPIAAWEKHNHTLHRAETILNERKYTKLILKAPGTNLEVGLPEGHIWRGGSTNSEKGITFNPNMPTEEVFCVPHKYEVNGTIASTKPLNYGGSLIDEFSLTFKDGKVVDFKAAQGENVLKHLLDADEGARRLGEIALVPDESPVSQSGLIFYNTLFDENASCHFALGKAYPTNLTGGSAMSNEELDAHGVNDSIIHVDFMVGSDQLDIDGITPDGTVEAVFRGGTWALNIEE, from the coding sequence ATGGTAGATCAACAAACAAAAGAAAAATACGCAGAACTGGCATTACGCACAGGTGTAAATTTACAAAAAGGTCAAGCATTATTAATTAGTGCGCCAATTGAAACAGCAGATTTCACAAGAATTGTTGTTCGTAAAGCGTATGAGATGGGTGCAAAAAATGTTCATGTGAACTGGTCTGATGATGAGCTAACTTTATTAAAATTTACGCATGCTTCAGATGAAGTGCTTGGTAATTTCCCTGAGTGGCAAGTAAAGCTTCAAGAATCCTTTGCCGAAGATGGGGCGGCATTGCTTTCTATTAGTTCAACTAATCCAGATTTATTGCAGGATGTAGATCCAGAGCGAGTTGCTTTGGCAAATCGCGCAGCTGGAATGGCATTAACAAATTTCCGTAAATATGTGATGAATGATAAAATTACTTGGTCGATTATTTCGATTCCAACTGGAGATTGGGCACAAAAAATATTCCCAGACAAGTCCCGTGATGAAGCGATTGAAAGCTTATGGGAGGAAATTATAAAAATTGTTCGTGTCGATCAAGAAGATCCAATTGCTGCATGGGAAAAACATAATCACACACTCCATCGTGCAGAAACAATCTTAAATGAACGTAAATATACAAAATTAATATTAAAAGCACCAGGAACAAACTTGGAGGTTGGTTTACCAGAAGGTCATATTTGGCGTGGAGGATCAACAAATTCAGAAAAAGGCATTACGTTTAATCCAAATATGCCAACAGAAGAGGTTTTCTGTGTGCCCCATAAATATGAGGTGAATGGAACAATTGCAAGTACGAAGCCATTAAACTATGGCGGAAGCTTAATTGATGAATTCAGTCTTACTTTTAAAGATGGGAAAGTAGTTGATTTTAAAGCGGCTCAAGGAGAGAACGTACTAAAGCATTTACTAGATGCAGATGAAGGTGCGAGAAGATTAGGAGAAATCGCACTTGTTCCAGATGAATCACCTGTTTCACAGTCAGGGCTTATTTTCTATAATACATTATTTGATGAAAATGCTTCTTGTCACTTTGCCCTTGGAAAAGCTTATCCAACGAATTTAACGGGTGGATCAGCAATGAGTAATGAAGAATTAGATGCGCATGGAGTAAATGATAGTATTATACATGTTGACTTCATGGTTGGGTCAGATCAGTTAGATATTGATGGAATTACGCCAGATGGGACAGTGGAAGCTGTTTTCCGTGGTGGTACTTGGGCTTTAAACATAGAAGAATAG
- a CDS encoding SE1832 family protein → MTKEKLEAQLAELKSDYVRIQQDMDKLEFVRGRVSSAEEQLIRLEKEIAEVNQKLAELE, encoded by the coding sequence ATGACAAAAGAAAAATTAGAAGCACAGCTAGCAGAGCTTAAATCTGATTATGTTCGCATCCAACAGGATATGGATAAGTTAGAATTTGTTCGAGGTCGTGTATCCTCTGCTGAAGAACAACTCATCCGTTTAGAAAAGGAAATTGCTGAGGTAAATCAAAAATTAGCAGAGCTTGAATAA
- a CDS encoding flavin reductase family protein codes for MIINPNDLDPQSVYKLLSGAVVPRPIAWVSTVSQDGIANIAPYSFFTIASRNPPTLVISVGVGTAERAGTVKDTLTNIREQKDFVVNIVTASLANEMQYSSENLPSDVDEFAHIGLTAIDSEVVKAPRLLEAPISMELTLHDIIPIGEDHLILGRVVRYHVKDELYENGKINLEKLAPLGRLAGNYSPVETIFSLPNEQLKQYLKSPVDRSK; via the coding sequence ATGATTATCAATCCAAATGACCTAGATCCACAAAGTGTTTATAAACTGCTCTCTGGAGCTGTTGTTCCACGTCCCATTGCTTGGGTCTCTACAGTTTCTCAGGATGGCATAGCAAATATCGCGCCATATAGTTTCTTTACCATCGCTTCAAGAAATCCTCCTACCTTGGTTATTTCCGTAGGTGTAGGGACAGCAGAACGAGCAGGAACAGTAAAGGATACACTTACTAACATTCGCGAACAGAAAGATTTTGTCGTTAATATTGTAACCGCTTCCCTAGCCAATGAAATGCAATACAGTAGTGAAAACCTGCCAAGTGATGTGGATGAATTTGCTCATATAGGATTAACAGCAATTGATTCAGAGGTGGTTAAAGCACCACGTTTATTGGAAGCACCAATTAGTATGGAATTAACATTACACGATATTATTCCTATTGGTGAAGATCATCTTATTTTAGGAAGAGTTGTACGATATCATGTGAAAGATGAACTCTATGAAAATGGGAAAATTAATTTAGAAAAGCTAGCACCTCTTGGTAGATTAGCAGGAAATTATTCACCAGTAGAAACAATTTTTTCATTACCAAATGAACAATTAAAACAATATCTGAAGTCGCCTGTAGATCGTAGTAAATAA
- a CDS encoding acyltransferase family protein gives MTREAYFDNAKFILIFLVVFGHIIQPYTNDVTGVYTLYTWIYFFSMPAFIFTAGFFAKGSGNLTYILQLAKKLLIPYIIFQLIYSAYYYFLGKSAWGVSVLTPEWSLWFLMSLFSWHIMLIVYRKIPPMLGILLAFGIGIAVGYIDDIGQTLSLSRTFVFFPFFLCGYWLTKEHVMLVKRNSVKIIGTLVLAAMVFVVYWLPEINTGWLLSSKSYSELGFPEIGGLVRIGVYIASIAMAIAVLAWIPNKMYTFTYLGQRTLYVYLLHGFFIQFFRETGILHVNNMLDVFGLALLSLVIVFLLSHRWILGIWQPLIEGKTTVLRKDILQK, from the coding sequence ATGACAAGAGAAGCTTATTTTGACAATGCTAAATTTATTTTAATCTTTCTTGTTGTCTTTGGGCATATCATTCAACCGTACACGAATGATGTTACGGGCGTGTATACTTTATATACTTGGATATACTTTTTTAGTATGCCTGCATTCATATTTACTGCTGGATTCTTTGCCAAAGGCTCTGGAAATTTAACTTATATACTACAATTAGCGAAAAAATTGCTGATTCCATACATTATTTTCCAACTTATTTACAGTGCTTATTATTATTTCCTAGGGAAATCAGCTTGGGGAGTTAGTGTGTTAACGCCAGAGTGGTCATTGTGGTTTTTGATGAGCTTATTTAGTTGGCATATTATGTTAATTGTATATCGAAAAATCCCACCAATGCTTGGAATTCTTTTAGCATTTGGGATTGGGATAGCAGTTGGTTATATTGATGACATTGGTCAGACATTGAGTTTATCACGCACCTTCGTATTCTTTCCATTCTTTCTCTGTGGTTATTGGTTGACGAAGGAACATGTCATGCTTGTGAAGCGTAATTCAGTAAAAATCATTGGAACTCTAGTACTTGCTGCAATGGTCTTTGTTGTTTATTGGTTACCTGAGATTAACACAGGCTGGTTACTCTCTTCCAAATCCTATAGTGAGCTTGGTTTTCCAGAGATTGGTGGACTAGTTAGAATCGGAGTTTATATAGCATCTATAGCGATGGCGATTGCAGTTTTAGCTTGGATACCGAATAAAATGTATACATTCACTTATTTAGGTCAAAGAACATTGTATGTTTATTTATTACACGGATTTTTCATCCAATTTTTCCGAGAGACTGGAATTTTACATGTGAATAATATGTTAGATGTCTTCGGATTAGCCTTATTATCGTTAGTCATCGTGTTTTTGTTATCACATCGCTGGATACTCGGAATTTGGCAACCGCTTATAGAAGGAAAAACAACCGTGTTACGAAAAGATATTTTACAAAAATAA
- a CDS encoding amidohydrolase, protein MDTFMLAKQAEEYVVGLYRDLHEHPEIGMQEERTIQVIVDELSKLGIENEIIPHGGIIGIIEGDRPGKTIVLRADIDALPMKEEPNNLKQPKVVVSQDDRAAHTCGHDGHTAMLLGAAKILVENKQALEGKVILAFEQGEEVGGGIYRILSRLVEMGADGIWGIHLKSDIPTGKISVDAGPRMSGVSGFQVTIKGKSGHGSRPDLSFSPVDCFTDFHQSLQAMRLKSLDPFMPITYSIGSVSAGMAANVIPEELAFSGTIRYLHYEQGLAGAEEFIRLLERKCEEYHCTYHFDMKPVARNLSVYNEETCAGIAEQAIKKAIGEDVVYSYPAWMASEPFSFYQKYFPGVFAFVGIESKEKGTGAEHHNAFFEIDEDALPFGVAATVQYAIDFLQSNVSIDYPRESQSVADFFKEMNTKPYEPPVV, encoded by the coding sequence ATGGATACTTTTATGCTCGCAAAACAAGCAGAGGAATATGTAGTAGGACTTTACCGAGATTTGCATGAACATCCCGAGATAGGTATGCAGGAAGAACGAACAATTCAAGTGATTGTAGATGAATTAAGCAAACTGGGAATAGAAAATGAAATAATTCCGCATGGAGGAATTATTGGAATTATTGAGGGGGATCGTCCTGGGAAAACGATTGTGCTACGAGCTGATATTGATGCATTACCAATGAAGGAAGAGCCGAATAATTTAAAACAACCTAAGGTGGTTGTTTCCCAGGATGATCGTGCTGCACATACATGCGGACATGATGGACATACGGCAATGTTACTTGGTGCAGCGAAAATTTTAGTAGAAAATAAACAAGCTCTTGAAGGAAAGGTAATCCTTGCTTTCGAACAAGGAGAAGAAGTAGGTGGAGGAATTTACCGAATTCTATCTAGACTAGTAGAAATGGGAGCAGATGGTATATGGGGAATCCATCTGAAATCAGATATTCCAACAGGGAAAATTTCTGTAGATGCTGGTCCACGCATGTCAGGGGTTTCGGGTTTCCAGGTTACTATTAAAGGAAAGAGTGGTCATGGATCTAGACCTGATTTATCCTTCTCGCCAGTTGATTGTTTTACTGATTTTCATCAAAGTTTACAAGCAATGCGCTTAAAGTCTTTAGATCCATTTATGCCAATTACATATTCTATTGGCAGTGTTTCAGCAGGAATGGCAGCAAACGTAATTCCAGAGGAGCTAGCATTTAGTGGTACTATTCGCTACTTACATTATGAACAAGGGTTGGCAGGTGCAGAAGAGTTTATTCGATTATTAGAAAGAAAATGTGAGGAATACCATTGTACCTATCATTTTGATATGAAGCCTGTAGCTCGAAACTTGTCCGTCTATAATGAGGAAACTTGTGCAGGTATTGCAGAACAGGCTATTAAAAAGGCTATAGGGGAGGATGTTGTCTATTCATACCCAGCTTGGATGGCATCAGAGCCATTTTCCTTTTATCAAAAGTATTTTCCAGGAGTTTTTGCTTTTGTGGGAATTGAAAGTAAAGAGAAGGGCACAGGTGCAGAGCATCATAATGCATTTTTTGAAATAGATGAAGATGCGCTTCCGTTTGGTGTTGCTGCAACGGTGCAATATGCGATTGACTTTTTACAATCCAATGTGTCAATTGATTATCCTAGAGAAAGCCAAAGTGTTGCAGACTTTTTTAAAGAGATGAATACAAAGCCATATGAACCACCAGTAGTGTAA